A region of Fibrobacter succinogenes subsp. succinogenes S85 DNA encodes the following proteins:
- the putP gene encoding sodium/proline symporter PutP: MTIVVFILYLLMMLGIGAYFSRKANSLNAYYLGNRGMNKWVVAMSAQASDMSGWMLMGLRGAVFVSGFSEAWIGIGLVIGTYFNWKIVGRRLRKYSHFCGDSITLPDFFSNRFRDNKGIIRVIASIFILAFFLFYTVSGFVASAKLFGTIFGLDYTTGLILGAVVVVSYTFMGGFFAVCWTDFIQASMMLIAVLVIPLMIMSGSGGFASTMDAVNAQNPYLMSLFTNATTGKSIGLIALISSLSWGLGYFGMPHILVRFMSIKNAEEIKDSRRIAMTWVIICLAAVVMIALLGRYYVTAHGITVDDPERIFMILCQALCHPAIAAILMAAILAAIMSTADSQLLVSASAFSNDLYKHLFRKNASNKEVMWVSRGVVVVITLIAVIVAMQGAPSADGVKHGKSFLDVVMSLVSFAWGGFGATFGPIMLLALFWKRTTLPAAVAGMLVGGLTTFIWKFYLSGFSAEIFQIYELVPGFILSFVTIVVVSLLTKEPSAEIQLEFDRVESTRLSDMKL; this comes from the coding sequence TCGCAAGGCGAACAGCCTGAACGCCTATTACCTCGGTAACCGTGGCATGAACAAGTGGGTGGTCGCCATGTCCGCCCAGGCGTCTGACATGAGCGGCTGGATGCTGATGGGCCTTCGGGGCGCCGTGTTCGTGAGCGGTTTTTCCGAAGCTTGGATCGGTATCGGCCTTGTGATCGGTACGTACTTCAACTGGAAAATTGTCGGTCGCAGGCTCCGCAAGTACAGCCATTTCTGCGGCGACTCGATTACACTCCCGGACTTTTTCTCGAACCGTTTCCGCGACAATAAGGGCATCATCCGCGTGATTGCCTCGATTTTCATTCTCGCGTTCTTTTTGTTCTATACGGTGTCGGGCTTTGTCGCTAGTGCAAAACTTTTCGGTACGATTTTTGGTTTGGATTACACCACGGGCCTCATTCTCGGTGCCGTCGTGGTGGTGAGCTACACGTTCATGGGTGGCTTTTTTGCCGTTTGCTGGACTGACTTTATCCAGGCTTCGATGATGCTTATCGCCGTCCTCGTGATTCCGCTGATGATCATGAGCGGTTCGGGCGGTTTTGCCTCGACGATGGATGCGGTGAACGCCCAGAATCCGTACTTGATGAGCCTTTTCACGAACGCAACGACGGGCAAGTCCATTGGCCTTATCGCTTTGATTTCTAGCCTTTCGTGGGGGCTTGGTTACTTTGGCATGCCGCACATCCTTGTGCGCTTCATGTCCATCAAGAACGCCGAAGAAATCAAGGATTCTCGCCGTATTGCTATGACTTGGGTGATTATCTGCCTTGCTGCAGTCGTGATGATTGCACTCCTCGGCCGCTATTACGTGACTGCTCACGGCATTACCGTTGATGATCCGGAACGCATTTTCATGATTCTCTGCCAGGCACTTTGCCATCCGGCCATTGCCGCCATCCTCATGGCTGCTATTCTCGCTGCGATTATGAGTACTGCCGACTCCCAGCTTTTGGTGTCCGCATCCGCATTCAGTAACGACCTTTACAAGCACTTGTTCCGCAAGAACGCAAGCAACAAGGAAGTGATGTGGGTGAGCCGTGGCGTGGTCGTGGTGATTACGCTTATCGCTGTGATTGTCGCGATGCAGGGCGCTCCGAGTGCCGACGGCGTGAAGCACGGCAAGAGCTTCCTTGATGTGGTGATGAGCCTCGTGAGCTTTGCTTGGGGCGGTTTCGGTGCAACGTTTGGCCCGATTATGTTGCTTGCTCTCTTCTGGAAACGTACGACACTCCCGGCTGCTGTTGCGGGTATGCTCGTGGGTGGCCTTACGACGTTTATCTGGAAGTTCTACCTTTCCGGATTCTCCGCCGAAATCTTCCAGATTTATGAACTCGTGCCGGGCTTTATCCTCTCCTTCGTTACAATCGTCGTCGTGAGCCTTTTGACCAAGGAACCCTCTGCTGAAATCCAACTGGAATTTGACCGCGTGGAAAGCACTCGCCTGAGCGATATGAAACTGTAA
- a CDS encoding transporter produces the protein MLKKAFLAATLCATASFATWDKFPVLEDHKGEIVVGTEFVKQGEPMKLVPYIGSRYTVMPNLELGVILPYYVNLNINNENGLANPVFMARYQFMPMLNAFLDVQVPISNDPYNNSEWSFCFGAQYSQNLGVVDFGAELGLTVNTRGDDKISPPLRLNLGVETDFNLGIPLTPFIGADMFVWIGKFTYEGENVGKSHTGDLAVRPYAGLKYAITPNVSVQASALTLLGKEEVVGPDTPIKADLKLKMSF, from the coding sequence ATGTTGAAAAAGGCATTTCTTGCCGCGACACTTTGTGCAACCGCAAGCTTTGCAACTTGGGATAAGTTCCCCGTCCTTGAAGACCACAAGGGCGAAATCGTAGTCGGTACTGAATTTGTCAAACAGGGCGAGCCCATGAAGCTCGTGCCTTATATCGGCTCCCGTTATACGGTCATGCCGAATTTGGAATTGGGCGTGATCCTTCCGTATTATGTGAACTTGAACATTAACAACGAAAACGGTCTTGCGAATCCTGTGTTTATGGCTCGCTACCAGTTTATGCCGATGTTGAACGCCTTCTTGGACGTTCAAGTCCCTATAAGCAACGACCCCTACAATAACAGTGAATGGTCTTTCTGTTTTGGTGCTCAGTATTCCCAGAATCTTGGTGTTGTAGATTTTGGTGCGGAATTGGGCCTTACTGTGAATACCAGAGGTGATGATAAGATTTCGCCTCCGTTGAGACTGAATTTGGGTGTTGAGACTGATTTTAATCTGGGCATTCCGCTGACCCCGTTTATCGGTGCTGATATGTTTGTATGGATCGGCAAGTTTACTTATGAAGGGGAAAACGTTGGCAAGAGCCATACGGGTGATTTAGCTGTCCGCCCTTATGCCGGTTTGAAGTATGCAATCACCCCAAATGTTAGCGTTCAGGCTTCCGCGCTGACGCTGTTGGGCAAGGAAGAAGTGGTTGGCCCGGATACTCCGATCAAGGCTGACTTAAAGCTTAAAATGTCGTTCTAA
- the hemW gene encoding radical SAM family heme chaperone HemW, which produces MFGIYIHVPFCAKICDYCDFRVMPANARLFEEYVGLLEREIRAFNDTHRGALSQARTLYLGGGTPSILPGACLERIFAVLTECGVRVESLDEVSMEFNPESCTEESVQMALSCGVRRFSLGLQTFSQTLLDRIGRRHTVERGFEALRLLTSLPQTKVSADLMFDLPGQSVDSFLSDVDRLSDFPLGHLSFYGLNVGERTLLGGRVSRGEEKIDESLYEPMYLGGVEILEKKGFSRYEVSNFAKPGDESLHNMNYWNRGEYIGFGPGAHSYFDGRRFCAPEMYPRWRDYVNAGSPDASLTYDDLDKDDVLTERVWLSLRQRSGLDLNALAADGISVSPEGYEPWVKKDFAMLDSGVLKLVGRGWIFMDSVVTDVLNACR; this is translated from the coding sequence ATGTTCGGTATTTATATCCACGTTCCGTTTTGCGCGAAAATTTGCGATTATTGCGACTTTCGCGTGATGCCTGCGAATGCCCGGCTGTTTGAAGAGTATGTGGGCCTGTTGGAGCGTGAAATCCGTGCATTCAATGATACGCATCGTGGAGCGCTTTCGCAAGCGCGAACGCTTTATCTCGGCGGTGGAACTCCCTCAATTTTGCCGGGCGCGTGCCTTGAGCGGATTTTTGCGGTGCTTACGGAATGTGGCGTTCGCGTGGAATCGCTTGACGAAGTCTCAATGGAGTTCAACCCGGAATCATGTACCGAGGAATCTGTGCAGATGGCGCTTTCGTGTGGTGTGCGTCGATTTAGCCTTGGACTCCAGACGTTTTCGCAAACGCTCTTGGACCGTATTGGACGCAGGCACACGGTGGAACGTGGCTTTGAAGCTTTGCGCTTGTTGACATCGCTTCCGCAGACGAAAGTCTCGGCTGATTTGATGTTTGATCTGCCGGGGCAGTCGGTAGATTCTTTTTTGAGCGATGTGGACCGCTTGTCGGATTTTCCGCTTGGGCATTTGAGCTTTTACGGATTGAATGTGGGTGAGCGAACGCTTTTGGGCGGTCGCGTATCGCGTGGCGAAGAAAAAATTGATGAGAGCTTGTACGAGCCGATGTATCTCGGTGGTGTAGAGATTCTTGAGAAAAAGGGCTTCTCGCGTTACGAGGTCTCAAATTTTGCGAAGCCTGGCGATGAAAGCTTGCACAACATGAATTATTGGAATCGCGGCGAGTACATTGGCTTTGGACCGGGCGCGCACAGCTATTTTGATGGTCGCCGTTTCTGCGCTCCAGAGATGTATCCGCGTTGGCGCGATTACGTGAATGCGGGTTCGCCGGATGCGTCGCTGACATACGATGATCTGGACAAAGACGATGTCTTGACGGAGCGCGTATGGCTCTCGCTGCGCCAACGCTCTGGTCTCGACCTGAATGCGCTTGCTGCTGACGGAATTTCTGTTTCGCCGGAAGGCTATGAGCCGTGGGTCAAGAAAGATTTTGCGATGCTCGATAGCGGAGTCTTGAAACTTGTCGGTCGCGGTTGGATTTTCATGGACAGCGTCGTGACCGACGTGCTAAACGCCTGCCGGTAA
- a CDS encoding chloride channel protein — MNFSDFSKASQQFNQFSPEMKEQMMKMAKVRVKEKLLKWLATPTFVLLGIILGAVIGALTACFGDISDRLSAIRDANPLYFIPALAIGGAAIVFAYKKWGRWTERGMDQVFAVGLNKESDFPLVSIPMAAVSTWLTQLFGGSAGREGAAMQIGSALSYNISKKLPFENAAHVMLVTGLAAGFAGIFQAPMAATAFALEVLLVGHLELGALLPAAAAAFTACKVSSMLGFHKFSVDLSSLLDASGFSASIFTNEGALDGKFLVKLALMGVLFGIVGGGFAKLLGLSQNFFAKKFPNNIKRIAIMGVGISALLLVFFQGRYAGLGTNLLDLSFGINATGDSAGIANASAAGTADLIGNVAGYDWILKFALTILTLSAGFIGGAVTPLFAIGASFGIFIASMFGTPVALAAALGFAAVFASASNTLWAPILIAGEIFGFNCLPAFFIVCTVAYICNGGQSIYKQKKIRIKI, encoded by the coding sequence ATGAATTTCAGCGACTTCAGCAAGGCGAGCCAACAGTTCAATCAGTTCAGCCCCGAGATGAAAGAACAGATGATGAAGATGGCAAAAGTCCGCGTAAAGGAAAAATTACTCAAGTGGCTTGCGACACCGACATTTGTGCTGCTCGGAATTATTCTCGGCGCAGTCATCGGCGCACTCACCGCATGCTTTGGAGACATCAGCGACAGGCTCTCCGCCATCCGCGATGCAAACCCGTTGTACTTTATCCCCGCCCTTGCCATCGGCGGTGCCGCAATTGTATTCGCTTATAAGAAATGGGGACGCTGGACAGAACGCGGCATGGACCAGGTCTTCGCCGTAGGACTCAACAAGGAATCCGATTTCCCGCTCGTCTCTATCCCGATGGCAGCAGTGAGCACTTGGCTGACGCAACTCTTCGGCGGAAGCGCAGGTCGTGAAGGTGCTGCTATGCAAATAGGCTCCGCACTTTCGTACAACATAAGCAAGAAGTTGCCATTTGAAAACGCAGCGCATGTTATGCTCGTGACAGGCCTTGCCGCAGGATTTGCCGGAATTTTCCAGGCCCCGATGGCAGCCACAGCATTCGCTTTGGAAGTTTTGCTCGTTGGCCATTTGGAACTTGGCGCATTGCTCCCCGCCGCAGCAGCCGCATTCACCGCCTGCAAAGTTTCGAGCATGCTTGGATTCCACAAGTTCAGCGTAGACTTAAGTTCGCTTCTAGATGCGAGCGGATTTTCGGCAAGCATTTTCACGAACGAAGGTGCGCTCGACGGAAAGTTCCTCGTGAAGCTTGCGCTGATGGGCGTGCTCTTCGGAATTGTCGGTGGCGGATTTGCAAAGCTCCTCGGACTCTCGCAAAACTTTTTTGCCAAGAAGTTCCCGAACAACATCAAGCGAATCGCTATTATGGGCGTTGGAATAAGCGCTTTGCTGCTCGTATTTTTCCAAGGTCGTTATGCCGGACTTGGAACAAACTTGTTGGATTTGAGTTTTGGGATTAATGCTACCGGTGATTCCGCGGGCATTGCTAATGCGAGTGCCGCCGGAACCGCCGACTTAATTGGGAACGTTGCCGGATATGACTGGATTCTGAAATTTGCACTCACAATCCTTACGCTCTCCGCCGGATTCATCGGCGGTGCCGTCACCCCGCTTTTCGCCATCGGTGCTTCCTTCGGAATTTTCATCGCAAGCATGTTCGGAACGCCTGTTGCCCTTGCCGCAGCCCTCGGCTTTGCGGCCGTGTTCGCAAGCGCAAGCAACACGCTCTGGGCTCCCATCCTCATCGCCGGCGAAATCTTCGGATTCAATTGCCTCCCCGCATTCTTCATCGTCTGCACAGTCGCTTACATCTGCAACGGCGGACAATCAATCTATAAACAGAAGAAGATCAGGATCAAAATTTAA
- a CDS encoding CotH kinase family protein has translation MKKIFSGVALFGISFGLVLSACGDSNSSDFGMAAPGIGEISSDSNDGQLGGWSSSSFAPGLSSAGIPGSSSAGVPGTSSPVVQSSSSALVPTSSAQVPPASSAATVIPHFEGNSPVFFSEVSPTNANLKDNDGNDPGWVEFYNSSDAPVNLNGYALTDDLSNPRRWVFGNATVPAKSFMIVFLSGKNYPDYVLPSDSLNMMSSDCSSESASGGMGGFNFGDFGGGMGNWGGGGWGGNMGGNTGAASSGNNVENLQGKSSLCFSENGSVQIGSVMKVAQGGDYSRVVVKTNNASSLSKVNQLVVRGFITKNHKIRVNFKEGDSLSSWSGKNLRGTGDLSSVFYVRLDDNAKDLKRNNVTATTFATETQGSESTTIQITSYIARNRGHEPHASFKVDKDGGALYFVNAEGALLDSVRFGAVPTTASWSRDGAGKWGFATPSPYGNTAGEVFAEQVQVAEVNIPPSGFYTSAVTATFPAGTRCEQGGAEPTTNSPVVQTTVTISATTVLRCRAYVGGSYPSEEIIRTYVFEKQPTLAALFVTTDPLSMFSPDSGLYMTGNNASMMDPKKGANFWSNRELPVYVEMFEPGKPQAPAFGVMGDYKISGQYSRAKEKKSFAVTLREEYGEKRLKYTLFPDYPELKKFKAFSLRNFGNNSGDDYVRDRVGTSMTEGLGVDYQRGRYVIVYYNGKYYGIHDLRERNNEYYYETKYGYDPNDIDLLATTSSGTDEASVGSSADYKSMLDWLQNNDLKSDANYKKIADQVDVDNYMNYMQAEMFLNNSDWPHNNMKKWRVASQKTKWKWFMYDTDFGFGVSYNTQTGNVFSYVTNASGTSGMGMGMGFGMGGMGGGQQQVTNGSISPHTILMIRLLSNEGFKNAFINRFSVLLSMNFSADRLLKRINDLQSQVEPEVARDQEFWGYNASSMSNALETIKSFAQTRQAKVREQMESYFTLSSPVEMTFTAQGSGTILVDGLALDKSSMTVSLYRDVPVTLTAQANSGSTFTGWSDGVTDMTRKVNPGEVTSVTAVFR, from the coding sequence ATGAAAAAAATCTTTTCTGGTGTAGCGTTATTTGGGATTAGTTTTGGTTTGGTTTTATCCGCTTGCGGTGATTCGAATTCTTCGGATTTCGGCATGGCGGCTCCGGGAATTGGTGAAATTAGCTCCGATTCCAATGACGGTCAATTGGGCGGTTGGTCCAGTTCGTCTTTTGCTCCGGGACTTTCTTCAGCTGGCATTCCGGGTAGCTCCTCTGCGGGTGTTCCGGGAACGTCGTCTCCTGTAGTTCAGTCATCTTCTTCGGCATTAGTTCCCACTTCTAGCGCTCAGGTTCCTCCGGCTTCGAGTGCCGCTACTGTTATTCCGCATTTCGAAGGGAATAGCCCGGTGTTCTTCTCGGAAGTTTCTCCGACAAATGCAAATCTCAAGGACAATGACGGCAACGATCCAGGATGGGTTGAATTTTACAACTCGTCCGATGCTCCCGTCAATTTGAATGGGTATGCGCTTACGGATGATTTGTCTAATCCGCGTCGCTGGGTCTTTGGCAATGCGACTGTTCCTGCCAAAAGTTTCATGATCGTTTTCCTTTCGGGCAAGAATTATCCTGACTATGTCTTGCCTTCTGATTCGCTTAATATGATGAGCTCGGATTGCAGTTCTGAATCTGCATCGGGTGGCATGGGCGGCTTCAACTTTGGCGATTTCGGTGGCGGAATGGGCAACTGGGGTGGCGGCGGCTGGGGCGGCAACATGGGCGGCAATACCGGTGCTGCATCATCTGGCAACAATGTCGAAAATTTGCAAGGTAAGTCTTCGCTCTGCTTTAGCGAAAATGGCTCTGTCCAGATTGGGTCTGTGATGAAGGTTGCCCAGGGTGGGGATTACTCTCGCGTGGTTGTCAAGACCAATAATGCGTCTAGCCTTAGCAAGGTCAACCAGCTTGTTGTCCGTGGCTTTATCACAAAAAATCATAAAATCCGTGTGAACTTTAAGGAAGGCGATTCGCTCAGCAGTTGGAGCGGCAAGAATCTCCGCGGTACGGGTGATTTGTCATCGGTGTTCTATGTCCGCTTAGATGATAATGCGAAGGACCTCAAGCGCAATAATGTGACTGCAACGACGTTTGCAACTGAAACTCAGGGAAGTGAATCGACGACCATTCAGATTACGTCGTACATTGCTCGCAATCGCGGCCATGAACCGCATGCTTCGTTCAAGGTGGACAAGGATGGCGGTGCATTGTACTTTGTAAATGCCGAAGGCGCTTTGCTGGACTCTGTTCGTTTTGGTGCTGTTCCGACGACCGCATCCTGGTCTCGTGATGGTGCCGGCAAGTGGGGATTTGCGACTCCGTCGCCTTATGGCAATACGGCGGGTGAGGTCTTTGCCGAACAAGTTCAAGTTGCCGAAGTGAACATTCCGCCTTCTGGTTTCTACACGTCTGCGGTGACGGCGACATTCCCGGCGGGTACTCGTTGCGAACAGGGCGGTGCCGAACCGACTACAAATTCTCCGGTAGTGCAGACTACGGTGACGATTAGCGCTACGACGGTTTTGCGTTGCCGTGCGTATGTCGGCGGCTCTTACCCGAGCGAAGAAATTATCCGTACTTATGTTTTCGAAAAGCAGCCCACGCTTGCCGCGCTTTTTGTGACGACCGATCCGCTTTCGATGTTCAGCCCCGATTCCGGCCTTTACATGACGGGCAATAATGCTTCGATGATGGATCCGAAGAAGGGCGCAAACTTCTGGAGCAATCGCGAACTCCCGGTTTATGTGGAAATGTTTGAACCTGGCAAGCCGCAGGCTCCGGCGTTTGGCGTGATGGGCGACTACAAGATTTCTGGCCAGTACAGCCGTGCAAAAGAAAAGAAGTCCTTTGCGGTGACACTGCGCGAAGAGTATGGCGAAAAGCGCCTGAAATACACGCTGTTCCCGGATTATCCGGAACTCAAGAAGTTTAAGGCCTTCTCGCTCAGAAACTTTGGTAACAATTCCGGCGACGATTACGTGCGCGACCGTGTGGGTACTTCGATGACGGAAGGCTTGGGCGTTGATTACCAGCGTGGCCGTTATGTTATCGTGTATTACAATGGCAAGTATTACGGTATCCACGACTTGCGCGAACGCAATAACGAATACTATTACGAAACCAAGTACGGCTATGACCCGAACGATATTGACCTTCTTGCAACAACATCCAGCGGTACAGATGAAGCGAGTGTCGGTTCTTCTGCGGATTACAAATCTATGTTGGATTGGCTGCAGAACAACGATTTGAAATCGGATGCAAACTACAAGAAGATTGCAGACCAGGTTGATGTCGACAACTACATGAATTACATGCAAGCCGAAATGTTCTTGAACAACAGCGACTGGCCGCACAACAACATGAAAAAGTGGCGTGTCGCAAGTCAGAAGACGAAGTGGAAATGGTTCATGTACGATACGGACTTTGGCTTCGGCGTGTCTTACAATACCCAGACCGGAAACGTGTTCAGCTATGTGACGAATGCTAGTGGCACAAGTGGCATGGGTATGGGAATGGGCTTCGGCATGGGTGGCATGGGCGGTGGCCAGCAGCAGGTGACGAACGGCTCTATTTCTCCGCACACGATTCTCATGATTCGCTTGCTCAGTAACGAGGGCTTCAAGAATGCGTTTATCAACCGCTTTAGCGTGCTCCTTTCGATGAACTTCTCGGCGGATAGGCTCCTCAAGCGCATTAACGATTTGCAGTCACAGGTGGAACCTGAAGTGGCTCGTGATCAGGAATTCTGGGGTTATAATGCATCTAGCATGAGTAACGCTTTGGAAACGATAAAGAGCTTTGCCCAGACGCGTCAGGCTAAGGTCCGTGAACAGATGGAATCGTACTTTACGCTTTCTTCTCCGGTTGAAATGACGTTTACGGCGCAGGGTTCCGGCACGATTCTCGTGGATGGCCTTGCTCTGGATAAGTCTTCGATGACGGTCTCGCTTTACAGGGATGTGCCGGTCACGCTTACAGCTCAGGCAAATTCTGGCAGCACTTTCACGGGCTGGAGCGATGGTGTCACGGATATGACCCGCAAGGTGAACCCGGGTGAAGTCACGTCTGTTACCGCCGTGTTCAGGTAG
- a CDS encoding ACT domain-containing protein, with the protein MKIPQVLVFVSNRPGRLQAVCRSLADAGINLLSLTLADSGEFGLIRLIVNDSEKAVNVLAKAGLSATVTDVVACPVADKVGGLADLLDVLGDLQIDYMYAYPSECSTATNVMILRFSDTEKALKVLEEKNFKTLSTTEMLG; encoded by the coding sequence ATGAAAATTCCACAGGTTTTAGTTTTCGTGTCGAACCGCCCGGGCCGTCTCCAGGCAGTTTGCCGCTCGCTCGCTGATGCAGGCATTAACCTTCTCTCGCTCACGCTCGCCGATTCCGGCGAATTCGGCCTTATCCGCCTGATCGTGAACGATTCTGAAAAGGCTGTCAATGTCCTTGCCAAGGCTGGCCTCAGCGCAACCGTTACCGACGTTGTCGCATGCCCTGTTGCAGACAAGGTCGGCGGTCTTGCAGACCTTCTCGACGTTCTCGGCGACTTGCAGATTGACTACATGTACGCCTACCCGTCCGAATGCTCGACGGCAACGAACGTCATGATTCTTCGCTTCAGCGATACCGAAAAGGCGCTCAAGGTCTTGGAAGAAAAGAACTTCAAGACTCTCAGCACCACAGAAATGCTGGGCTAA
- a CDS encoding phenylacetate--CoA ligase family protein, which translates to MRSTAWNDEENKILPEMALDFMPEEKLRELQLQRLRATVKLAYEKVPLFHDRMVEKGVTPDDIKSLKDIAKIPFSMKKDLRDTYPYGLFAVDMSEVVRLHASSGTTGKPIVVGYTKEDMEVWAQVVKRGLLACGFRSTDIVQNFYGYGLFTGGLGIHGGFEALGATVVPISGGNTERQVMLMKDFGVTAVGGTPSYFVRIIDVAEKMGVDISKLNVKRGIFGAEPWSDGMRDYIEEKTGIKAYDIYGLSEIVGPGVGCECECRDGIHIFEDHFYPEIVDPETLEPLPDGEEGELVISTLSKRAMPILRYRTRDITAIEKTKCACGRTIRRIRRIGRRSDDMIIMRGVNVFPSQIETALLRAEKALPHYQIVLDTKNNMDTLEVKVEVSRDMVSDSMSDMEQLSKKFKHSIEQILGISVIVTLCEPDSLPRSEGKAKRVIDNRKKI; encoded by the coding sequence ATGCGATCTACAGCCTGGAACGACGAAGAAAACAAGATCTTGCCCGAAATGGCGCTTGATTTTATGCCCGAAGAAAAATTGCGCGAATTGCAGTTGCAGCGTTTGCGTGCAACCGTGAAGCTCGCCTACGAGAAGGTTCCGCTGTTCCACGACCGCATGGTCGAAAAGGGCGTTACGCCCGATGACATCAAGTCTTTGAAGGACATCGCCAAGATCCCGTTCTCCATGAAGAAGGACTTGCGCGACACTTATCCGTACGGTCTCTTCGCTGTCGACATGAGCGAAGTCGTGCGTCTGCATGCAAGCTCCGGCACTACCGGTAAGCCGATTGTTGTCGGTTACACCAAGGAAGACATGGAAGTCTGGGCCCAGGTCGTGAAGCGCGGCCTCCTCGCCTGCGGTTTCCGCAGCACAGACATTGTGCAGAACTTCTACGGCTACGGCCTCTTTACGGGCGGTCTTGGCATTCACGGCGGTTTCGAAGCCCTCGGCGCCACAGTCGTGCCGATTAGCGGCGGTAATACCGAACGCCAGGTGATGCTCATGAAGGACTTCGGCGTGACCGCAGTCGGTGGCACCCCGAGCTACTTTGTCCGCATTATCGACGTTGCCGAAAAGATGGGCGTCGACATTTCCAAGTTGAACGTGAAGCGCGGCATCTTCGGTGCTGAACCGTGGAGCGATGGCATGCGCGACTACATCGAAGAAAAGACGGGCATCAAGGCTTACGACATTTACGGACTTTCTGAAATTGTCGGCCCGGGCGTAGGTTGCGAATGCGAATGCCGCGACGGCATCCACATTTTCGAAGACCACTTCTACCCTGAAATCGTGGACCCGGAAACGCTTGAACCGCTTCCGGACGGCGAGGAAGGCGAACTCGTCATCAGCACGCTCAGCAAGCGCGCTATGCCGATCCTCCGCTACCGCACCCGCGACATCACAGCTATTGAAAAGACCAAGTGCGCCTGCGGCCGTACCATCCGCCGTATCCGTCGCATCGGCCGCCGCAGCGACGACATGATTATCATGCGTGGCGTGAACGTGTTCCCGAGCCAGATCGAAACGGCTCTCCTCCGCGCAGAAAAGGCTTTGCCGCATTACCAAATTGTGCTCGACACCAAGAACAACATGGATACGCTCGAAGTCAAGGTCGAAGTTTCTCGCGACATGGTGAGCGACTCCATGAGCGATATGGAACAGCTCTCCAAGAAGTTCAAGCACTCCATCGAACAGATTCTCGGCATTTCCGTGATTGTCACGCTCTGCGAACCGGATTCTCTGCCGCGTAGCGAAGGCAAGGCCAAGCGCGTCATCGACAACAGAAAGAAGATTTAA